The Nocardioides marmorisolisilvae genomic interval AGCGGTTCCTGTCTGGCAGCGAGGACGACTACCAAGCCGCGGTGAAGGCGTTCCACGAGGAGGAGGACCAGTGAGCGAGGTCACCCGGGCGGAGTACTGCGCCATCGCGATCGCCGACTGCTTCGCCGATGACGGCGAGATCATGGGCAGTCCGATGGGCCTGCTGCCCACCTTGGGTGCTCGGCTGGCGAAGAACACCTCCAATCCGTTGCTGCTGCTGACCGACGGCGAGGCCCGGATCATCAGGGGCACTCCCCCGCTCGGCCAGAGCAACGACGTGGTCGAGGGCTGGATGCCGTTCCGGCTGGTGCTCGAGGCCGTGGTGCCCCACGGCAAGCGGCACGTGATGATGGGCGCCACCCAGGTCGACCGCGAAGGCAACCAGAACATCTCCGCGATCGGTCCCTGGGCGCAGCCGAAGCGGCAGCTGCTCGGTGTCCGCGGCGCGCCGGGCAACACGGTAAACAACAGGACCTCCTACTGGGTGCCCCGGCACTCCGCTCGGGTCTTCGTCGAGCAGGTCGACATCGTCTCCGGAGTCGGGCGGCGCCGGGCCGAGGCGGCAGGGCCCGCGGCGACCAGGTTCCACGACGTCCATCGCGTGGTCAGCAATCTCGGAGTCTTCGACTTCGACACCCCTGACCACACCATGCAGATCCTCAGCGTGCACCCGGGCGTCACCATCGAGGACGTGCAGGCGGCCAGCGGCTTCGAGATCGGCGTGCCCGCCGCCGGCGTACCGGAGACGAGGACGCCGAGTGAGACCGAGCTGATGCTGATCCGCGAGGTGCTCGATCCGCGGGGGCTCCGCGACAAGGAGGTGCCGGCACCATGATCGATCAGCTGCTGCGCACCGCCTTGACCGAGCTGACCGGCGTCCGCCACCCCGTCGTACAGACCGGGATGGGATGGGTCGCCGGTCCGCGGCTCGTCTCGGGGACCGCCAACGCGGGCGGCCTCGGCATCCTGGCCAGCGCGACGATGACCTACGACGAGCTCGAGCGCGCGATCGCCGAGGTCAAGAGCCGCACCGATCAGCCCTTCGGGGTGAACCTGCGCGCGGACGCGGGTGATGCCGCGTCCCGCTGCGATCTGCTGATCGAGTACGGCGTGAAGGTGGCGAGCTTCGCGCTCGCGCCGAAGCCCGAGCTGATCGCCCGGCTCAAGGAGCACGGCATCGTGGTGATCCCCAGCATCGGCGCCGCCAAGCACGCGACGAAGGTGGCGGCGTGGGGAGCCGACGCGGTGATGATCCAGGGAGGCGAGGGCGGCGGCCACACCGGGAACGTCCCGACCACGCTGCTGCTGCCGACGGTGCTGGACGCCCTCGACGCCAGCGGGCACGGTGACGTCCCGGTGATCGCTGCGGGTGGCTTCTTCGACGGCCGCGGCCTCGCCGCCGCCCTGGCGTACGGCGCTGCCGGC includes:
- a CDS encoding CoA-transferase subunit beta is translated as MSEVTRAEYCAIAIADCFADDGEIMGSPMGLLPTLGARLAKNTSNPLLLLTDGEARIIRGTPPLGQSNDVVEGWMPFRLVLEAVVPHGKRHVMMGATQVDREGNQNISAIGPWAQPKRQLLGVRGAPGNTVNNRTSYWVPRHSARVFVEQVDIVSGVGRRRAEAAGPAATRFHDVHRVVSNLGVFDFDTPDHTMQILSVHPGVTIEDVQAASGFEIGVPAAGVPETRTPSETELMLIREVLDPRGLRDKEVPAP
- a CDS encoding NAD(P)H-dependent flavin oxidoreductase; amino-acid sequence: MIDQLLRTALTELTGVRHPVVQTGMGWVAGPRLVSGTANAGGLGILASATMTYDELERAIAEVKSRTDQPFGVNLRADAGDAASRCDLLIEYGVKVASFALAPKPELIARLKEHGIVVIPSIGAAKHATKVAAWGADAVMIQGGEGGGHTGNVPTTLLLPTVLDALDASGHGDVPVIAAGGFFDGRGLAAALAYGAAGVGMGTRFLLTRDSTVPDAVKQRYLAAGLNDTVVTSKVDGMPHRMLRTELVESVEETSAVKRWAPTARRTLAFKRMSGIGWRQLVADGRAMKHGSDRSWAQMVLAANTPMMLRAGLVEGDTGAGVLASGQVVGVIDDLPSCEELIDRVVTRAAGELRRLRGHLV